A single Oryza brachyantha chromosome 8, ObraRS2, whole genome shotgun sequence DNA region contains:
- the LOC102721184 gene encoding NADH dehydrogenase [ubiquinone] iron-sulfur protein 6, mitochondrial, translating to MATAARRLLPALRNSLSGSGGAARGVSTERAVGPAAAAVLGSHTAKWMQDTSKKSPMELINAVPPIKVEGRIAACDGRKDKGHETASLGHPIEYICLDLDQPAVCKYCGLRFVQDHHH from the exons ATGGCgaccgcggcgaggcggctCCTCCCGGCGCTCCGCAACTCCCTATCCGGGTCCGGAGGCGCCGCGCGAGGCGTCTCCACTGAGAGGGCGgtcggccccgccgccgccgccgtcctcggcaGCCACACCGCCAAGTGGATGCAG GACACAAGCAAGAAGTCCCCAATGGAGTTGATCAATGCAGTGCCTCCAATCAAGGTTGAAGGACGAATTGCAGCTTGTGATGGGCGTAAGGATAAAG GTCATGAAACTGCTTCACTTGGCCATCCCATCGAGTATATCTGCCTTGACCTGGACCAGCCTGCTGTATGCAAGTACTGTGGCCTTCGTTTTGTTCAAGATCACCATCACTGA
- the LOC102703236 gene encoding secretory carrier-associated membrane protein 5-like isoform X2 gives MSPNPNPFDDENVNPTASGAATASAPAPGKKKSWMPAGLGGSGKHGATIDIPLEDPRKKEKELLAWEEDLRRRERDIKQRENAMDRAGVTVEVKNWPPFFPIIHHDITNEIPIHAQKLQYMAFASWLGLVVCLSWNVLAVLIESIHTEDIVLFLLAIIYAISGCPLSYILWYRPLYCAMRTDSMVTFGQFFVFYSMHVGFCVIAAVAPPIIFKGNTLTGILVAMEVLTGNMFTGVLYLIGFAFFTLESIISIWVLEKVYMYFRGHR, from the exons ATGTCTCCTAATCCCAATCCGTTCGACGACGAAAATGTCAATCCTACCGCG AGCGGTGCGGCGACGGCatcagcgccggcgccggggaagAAGAAATCATGGATGCCGGCGGGCTTGGGAGGCAGCGGCAAGCACGGCGCCACCATCGACATCCCCCTAGAG GATCCAAGGAAGAAGGAGAAAGAACTCTTGGCATGGGAGGAGGATTTGAGGCGGAGGGAGCGG GATATCAAACAGAGGGAGAATGCAATGGACAGAG CTGGGGTCACTGtagaagtgaaaaattggCCACCTTTCTTCCCAATCATCCATCATGATATAACCAATGAAATACCAATCCATGCTCAGAAGTTGCAATACATGGCATTTGCTAGTTGGCTAG GACTAGTGGTATGCCTCAGTTGGAATGTGTTAGCTGTCTTAATTGAATCAATTCATACCGAAG ATATTGTGCTTTTTCTCCTTGCCATCATCTACGCAATATCTGGATGTCCTCTTTCATACATACTGTGGTACAGGCCTCTGTACTGTGCAATGAG AACTGATAGCATGGTTACCTTTGGTCAGTTCTTCGTCTTCTACTCG ATGCATGTTGGGTTTTGTGTCATTGCTGCAGTTGCTCCTCCAATAATATTCAAAGGAAATACTCTTAC GGGAATTCTGGTTGCAATGGAAGTTTTAACTGGAAATATGTTCACTGGG GTGCTTTATCTAATTGGATTTGCTTTTTTCACCTTGGAATCTATTATAAGCATCTGGGTGCTTGAG AAAGTCTACATGTATTTCAGAGGGCACAGGTGA
- the LOC102703236 gene encoding secretory carrier-associated membrane protein 5-like isoform X1, translated as MSILPRHINIAGYEFIVVCDVFQSGAATASAPAPGKKKSWMPAGLGGSGKHGATIDIPLEDPRKKEKELLAWEEDLRRRERDIKQRENAMDRAGVTVEVKNWPPFFPIIHHDITNEIPIHAQKLQYMAFASWLGLVVCLSWNVLAVLIESIHTEDIVLFLLAIIYAISGCPLSYILWYRPLYCAMRTDSMVTFGQFFVFYSMHVGFCVIAAVAPPIIFKGNTLTGILVAMEVLTGNMFTGVLYLIGFAFFTLESIISIWVLEKVYMYFRGHR; from the exons ATGTCAATCCTACCGCG GCACATTAACATTGCAGGTTATGAGTTCATCGTCGTGTGCGATGTGTTTCAGAGCGGTGCGGCGACGGCatcagcgccggcgccggggaagAAGAAATCATGGATGCCGGCGGGCTTGGGAGGCAGCGGCAAGCACGGCGCCACCATCGACATCCCCCTAGAG GATCCAAGGAAGAAGGAGAAAGAACTCTTGGCATGGGAGGAGGATTTGAGGCGGAGGGAGCGG GATATCAAACAGAGGGAGAATGCAATGGACAGAG CTGGGGTCACTGtagaagtgaaaaattggCCACCTTTCTTCCCAATCATCCATCATGATATAACCAATGAAATACCAATCCATGCTCAGAAGTTGCAATACATGGCATTTGCTAGTTGGCTAG GACTAGTGGTATGCCTCAGTTGGAATGTGTTAGCTGTCTTAATTGAATCAATTCATACCGAAG ATATTGTGCTTTTTCTCCTTGCCATCATCTACGCAATATCTGGATGTCCTCTTTCATACATACTGTGGTACAGGCCTCTGTACTGTGCAATGAG AACTGATAGCATGGTTACCTTTGGTCAGTTCTTCGTCTTCTACTCG ATGCATGTTGGGTTTTGTGTCATTGCTGCAGTTGCTCCTCCAATAATATTCAAAGGAAATACTCTTAC GGGAATTCTGGTTGCAATGGAAGTTTTAACTGGAAATATGTTCACTGGG GTGCTTTATCTAATTGGATTTGCTTTTTTCACCTTGGAATCTATTATAAGCATCTGGGTGCTTGAG AAAGTCTACATGTATTTCAGAGGGCACAGGTGA
- the LOC102703236 gene encoding secretory carrier-associated membrane protein 5-like isoform X3, with amino-acid sequence MPAGLGGSGKHGATIDIPLEDPRKKEKELLAWEEDLRRRERDIKQRENAMDRAGVTVEVKNWPPFFPIIHHDITNEIPIHAQKLQYMAFASWLGLVVCLSWNVLAVLIESIHTEDIVLFLLAIIYAISGCPLSYILWYRPLYCAMRTDSMVTFGQFFVFYSMHVGFCVIAAVAPPIIFKGNTLTGILVAMEVLTGNMFTGVLYLIGFAFFTLESIISIWVLEKVYMYFRGHR; translated from the exons ATGCCGGCGGGCTTGGGAGGCAGCGGCAAGCACGGCGCCACCATCGACATCCCCCTAGAG GATCCAAGGAAGAAGGAGAAAGAACTCTTGGCATGGGAGGAGGATTTGAGGCGGAGGGAGCGG GATATCAAACAGAGGGAGAATGCAATGGACAGAG CTGGGGTCACTGtagaagtgaaaaattggCCACCTTTCTTCCCAATCATCCATCATGATATAACCAATGAAATACCAATCCATGCTCAGAAGTTGCAATACATGGCATTTGCTAGTTGGCTAG GACTAGTGGTATGCCTCAGTTGGAATGTGTTAGCTGTCTTAATTGAATCAATTCATACCGAAG ATATTGTGCTTTTTCTCCTTGCCATCATCTACGCAATATCTGGATGTCCTCTTTCATACATACTGTGGTACAGGCCTCTGTACTGTGCAATGAG AACTGATAGCATGGTTACCTTTGGTCAGTTCTTCGTCTTCTACTCG ATGCATGTTGGGTTTTGTGTCATTGCTGCAGTTGCTCCTCCAATAATATTCAAAGGAAATACTCTTAC GGGAATTCTGGTTGCAATGGAAGTTTTAACTGGAAATATGTTCACTGGG GTGCTTTATCTAATTGGATTTGCTTTTTTCACCTTGGAATCTATTATAAGCATCTGGGTGCTTGAG AAAGTCTACATGTATTTCAGAGGGCACAGGTGA
- the LOC102721469 gene encoding choline-phosphate cytidylyltransferase 2-like codes for MMEPAEDAAVQEKAPPPTEWYDPVSSPRPVRVYADGIYDLFHFGHARALEQAKKSFPNAYLLVGCCSDEITNLYKGKTVMTEDERYESLRHCKWVDEVIPDAPWVINQEFLDKHRIDYVAHDALPYADTSGAANDVYEFVKAVGKFKETKRTDGVSTSDIIMRILKDYNQYIMRNLTRGYSRKDLGVSYVKEKQLRVNMGISKLREKVKEHQEKFHSAAKIAGSNPVEWMENADRWVVGFLEKFEEGCHMMETAIKDRIQEGLKRQGRSDPNLSGEDSDS; via the exons ATGATGGAGCCGGCGGAGGATGCGGCCGTGCAGGagaaggcgccgccgccgacggagTGGTACGACCCGGTGTCGTCGCCGCGGCCTGTCAGGGTGTACGCCGATGGCATCTACGACCTCTTCCACTTCGGCCATGCCCGCGCGCTCGAGCAGGCCAAGAAATC ATTCCCCAACGCGTATTTGCTCGTCGGCTGCTGCAGCGACGAGATCACCAACCTGTACAAAGGCAAGACCGTCATGACCGAAGATGAGCGCTACGAATCGCTTCGCCACTGCAA GTGGGTGGATGAGGTCATACCAGATGCACCATGGGTTATCAATCAGGAGTTCCTAGACAAGCACCGCATCGACTATGTCGCTCATGATGCGCTTCC GTATGCAGACACCAGTGGAGCTGCCAATGATGTCTATGAATTT GTGAAGGCCGTCGGGAAGTTCAAGGAGACGAAGCGCACCGATGGCGTCTCGACATCCGACATTATCATGAGGATCTTGAAGGACTACAACCAGTACATCATGCGGAATCTGACCCGGGGATACTCCCGCAAAGACCTCGGTGTGAGCTATGTCAAG GAGAAGCAACTTAGAGTGAACATGGGAATCAGCAAGCTAAGGGAGAAGGTGAAGGAGCATCAAGAGAAG TTTCACAGCGCGGCAAAGATAGCTGGAAGCAATCCTGTGGAGTGGATGGAGAATGCTGACCGTTGGGTCGTCGGTTTTCTTGAAAAGTTTGAGGAAGGTTGTCACATGATG GAAACTGCGATTAAAGATCGAATTCAGGAGGGGCTGAAGAGGCAAGGCAGGTCAGACCCCAACCTTTCTGGAGAGGACTCTGACTCATGA